The Prevotella sp. E9-3 genome has a window encoding:
- a CDS encoding sodium:solute symporter: MVIKVLLTIVFLIVMIGVGVYTCKQANSVDGFVLGGRSVGPWLTAFAFGTSYFSAVVFVGYAGQFGWRYGLSSAWIGIGNAVIGSLLAWLLLGRRTKLMTQHIESRTMPDFFGTRFDDQGLRVVASVIAFVFLIPYTAGVYKGISTLFEMGFGIPYEYCVVLMALLTAVYVILGGYKATAMNDFIQGIIMLFGIVAVIMAVIAAQGGLTVAVSKLAELPSDGSVEPGSGMFATWFGPDPWGLLGVVVLTSLGTMGLPQMVGKFYSITDESAIKRGTIISTVFAFIVAGGCYFLGGFGRLYDPVVVNGKIAYDSIVPAMLVTLPDVLIALVVLLVLSASMSTLASLVLTSSSTMTLDLIYRDKKAEPDEVKDSEIDAEVSEKVERRKVVVMRVLIVFFIVISLMIALNPPTFIAQLMGISWGALAGAFLAPFMLGLYWRGVTTASVWACFVWGVGLTVVNMLLGNPINPINCGAIAMLGGFPIVWLVSLFTPKMNRDSVERIFECYN; this comes from the coding sequence ATGGTTATTAAGGTATTACTGACGATTGTTTTTCTGATTGTTATGATCGGTGTGGGTGTCTATACCTGCAAACAAGCCAATAGTGTGGACGGATTTGTTCTTGGTGGACGTTCCGTAGGTCCGTGGCTCACAGCATTTGCTTTCGGTACAAGTTATTTCTCGGCCGTCGTTTTCGTAGGCTATGCCGGCCAGTTTGGTTGGCGCTATGGCTTGTCGAGTGCATGGATTGGCATTGGCAATGCCGTGATAGGCTCGTTATTAGCCTGGTTGTTGTTGGGCAGACGCACCAAACTGATGACCCAGCATATTGAGTCGCGCACTATGCCCGACTTCTTTGGAACACGTTTCGATGACCAAGGGCTGCGCGTGGTGGCTTCGGTGATTGCTTTCGTGTTTCTGATTCCCTATACAGCAGGTGTCTATAAAGGCATCTCAACATTGTTTGAAATGGGCTTTGGCATTCCCTATGAATACTGCGTAGTGCTGATGGCACTGCTCACGGCTGTCTATGTAATTCTGGGAGGTTATAAGGCAACCGCCATGAACGATTTTATTCAAGGCATCATCATGCTCTTTGGTATCGTGGCGGTGATTATGGCTGTGATAGCAGCACAGGGCGGACTCACAGTTGCCGTTTCTAAATTGGCAGAACTGCCATCCGACGGTTCTGTCGAACCCGGTAGCGGTATGTTTGCCACTTGGTTTGGCCCCGATCCGTGGGGATTGCTTGGCGTAGTAGTGCTCACATCGCTTGGAACGATGGGACTGCCACAGATGGTGGGAAAGTTCTATTCTATTACAGATGAGAGTGCCATTAAACGCGGCACCATCATCTCTACCGTGTTTGCTTTCATCGTGGCAGGTGGCTGTTATTTCCTTGGCGGGTTCGGTCGTCTGTACGATCCGGTAGTGGTCAATGGAAAAATAGCCTACGATTCTATAGTGCCGGCTATGTTGGTCACACTCCCCGATGTGTTGATTGCACTGGTGGTACTGCTGGTGCTCTCGGCTTCCATGTCAACACTGGCCTCGCTGGTGCTCACCTCCAGTTCTACGATGACCCTCGACTTGATTTATCGTGATAAGAAAGCCGAGCCCGACGAAGTAAAGGACAGTGAGATTGATGCCGAGGTTTCAGAGAAAGTGGAGCGCCGCAAAGTGGTAGTGATGCGCGTGCTGATCGTGTTCTTCATCGTCATTTCGCTGATGATAGCCTTGAATCCGCCAACGTTCATTGCCCAACTGATGGGCATCTCGTGGGGCGCTTTGGCTGGTGCCTTCCTCGCTCCTTTCATGTTGGGGCTCTATTGGCGTGGCGTTACCACTGCTTCCGTATGGGCCTGCTTCGTATGGGGTGTAGGACTCACGGTTGTCAACATGTTGCTCGGCAATCCTATCAATCCCATCAATTGCGGCGCTATAGCCATGTTGGGCGGCTTCCCCATTGTCTGGTTGGTGAGTCTGTTTACGCCCAAAATGAATCGTGACAGCGTGGAACGTATTTTTGAATGCTATAACTAA
- a CDS encoding OprO/OprP family phosphate-selective porin, whose protein sequence is MNKLFRNTSLAMMMALAGISECMAQQSSQEIDWMKDFSSRVTFNGYAQAGWSYQDVNSQKVNSYNLKRTLLWAKARITDRWSFLFMHDFNSVVQEFYTDYRVTNDKALTVRFGQFKHSYTMENPLSPTQLELIDVYSQAVLYLAGEGPDPLNGVNYGRDQGLMVYGDLFKNFLHYELALMSGQGINRKDANNQKDFIAKLEVRPFDGFRIVGSGYLGTGNAVGEAAWNPGVKTGDNYKRNRYSAGVEYKTHAYSAAQYKDARPASLRAEWLGGEDGDVKSRGGYVTVCVPVVDALDVVASGETYDRNTKIEGWDQTNLTLGVQYWFYKKCRLQLQYTRCLCGENISNKDYNWLQAQVQVAF, encoded by the coding sequence ATGAATAAACTCTTTAGGAATACTTCGTTGGCTATGATGATGGCACTCGCTGGCATCAGTGAATGTATGGCTCAGCAATCGTCGCAGGAAATTGACTGGATGAAGGACTTTAGCAGTCGTGTCACTTTCAATGGCTATGCGCAGGCAGGCTGGTCCTATCAGGATGTGAATAGTCAGAAAGTGAATTCATATAACTTGAAGCGTACCCTTCTTTGGGCCAAGGCCAGAATCACCGACCGTTGGTCTTTTCTGTTCATGCACGATTTCAATAGCGTTGTTCAGGAGTTCTATACCGACTATCGTGTTACGAATGATAAGGCATTAACCGTGCGCTTCGGACAGTTCAAGCATTCCTATACGATGGAAAATCCTCTGTCGCCCACACAGTTGGAACTCATTGATGTCTATTCACAGGCTGTGCTCTATCTGGCTGGCGAGGGGCCAGATCCCCTGAATGGCGTGAACTATGGTCGTGACCAAGGCCTCATGGTTTATGGCGACTTGTTTAAAAACTTCCTGCATTATGAGCTGGCGCTGATGAGTGGACAGGGTATTAACAGAAAAGATGCCAACAATCAGAAAGACTTTATCGCAAAACTGGAAGTGCGCCCCTTTGACGGTTTCCGTATTGTCGGTTCGGGCTATCTGGGAACAGGCAATGCTGTGGGCGAAGCAGCATGGAACCCCGGTGTGAAGACGGGCGATAACTATAAGCGCAACCGCTATAGTGCCGGTGTGGAATACAAAACACACGCTTATTCAGCAGCTCAGTACAAGGATGCCCGTCCTGCCAGTCTGCGTGCCGAATGGTTGGGAGGTGAAGATGGCGATGTGAAGAGCCGAGGCGGATATGTAACGGTTTGTGTGCCAGTGGTCGATGCCCTCGATGTGGTGGCCAGTGGCGAGACCTATGACCGCAACACAAAGATAGAGGGATGGGATCAGACCAATCTGACTTTGGGAGTACAATACTGGTTCTACAAAAAATGCCGGTTACAGTTGCAGTACACCCGTTGTCTTTGTGGCGAGAACATTAGTAACAAGGATTATAACTGGCTGCAGGCACAAGTGCAGGTGGCGTTTTAG